Proteins encoded in a region of the Elaeis guineensis isolate ETL-2024a chromosome 7, EG11, whole genome shotgun sequence genome:
- the LOC105048021 gene encoding NAC domain-containing protein 75 isoform X2: MNRSNIGSVSSSDLIDAKLEEHRMCGSKQCPSCGHKLDRKPDWVGLPAGVKFDPTDQELIEHLEAKVKGEESRSHPLIDEFIPTIEGEDGICYTHPEKLPGVTRDGLSKHFFHRPSKAYTTGTRKRRKIQTECDLQRGETRWHKTGKTRPVMVNGRQKGCKKILVLYTNFGKHRKPEKTNWVMHQYHLGELEEEKEGELVVSKIFYQTQPRQCNWSDRSAAAAAGEGVRDRRRDSGSGSCSSKEVVSQRDELNSRAGISGYGALDIQQNMKPDNFSFAPFRKSFDEVGMGEAAPKAREEHEEAEHHHALPQHQHHVTQKQQHQQAAPTAAFHVSRPTNPISTIISPPPLHQTSVVLNDPYHVSRLLLQADKFQQHQQQQHQQLQQHQKLDHRSASGLEELIMGCTSAGIRGETSVPHSQETEWAPYTYWSPDNPDHHG, encoded by the exons ATGAATAGGAGCAACATAGGTTCAGTCAGCAGCTCCGATCTCATTGATGCCAAACTGGAGGAGCATCGGATGTGTGGATCCAAGCAGTGTCCCAGCTGTGGCCACAAGCTCGACCGCAAGCCG GACTGGGTTGGGCTACCAGCAGGCGTAAAATTTGATCCAACAGACCAAGAATTGATAGAGCACCTTGAGGCGAAGGTTAAAGGAGAAGAGTCCAGGTCTCATCCGCTGATAGATGAGTTCATACCCACGATAGAAGGAGAAGATGGCATCTGCTACACTCATCCTGAGAAACTTCCAG GTGTGACAAGGGATGGCCTCAGCAAACACTTCTTCCACAGGCCATCCAAGGCCTACACCACAGGcacaagaaagagaaggaagatccAAACAGAATGTGACCTCCAGAGGGGTGAGACCAGGTGGCACAAGACTGGCAAAACCAGGCCAGTAATGGTCAATGGGAGGCAAAAGGGGTGCAAAAAAATACTTGTGTTGTACACCAACTTTGGGAAGCACAGGAAGCCTGAGAAGACCAACTGGGTCATGCACCAGTACCACTTGGGGGAGcttgaggaggagaaggaaggggAGCTTGTGGTGTCTAAGATATTCTACCAGACCCAGCCAAGGCAGTGTAACTGGTCAGATAGgagtgcagcagcagcagctgggGAGGGCGTAAGGGACCGAAGGAGGGACAGCGGGAGTGGGAGCTGCTCCTCAAAAGAGGTGGTTAGCCAGAGGGATGAGCTCAATTCTAGGGCTGGTATCTCAGGATACGGTGCCTTGGATATccagcagaatatgaagccagaTAATTTCAGCTTTGCTCCATTCAGGAAAAGCTTTGATGAG GTGGGCATGGGAGAGGCAGCACCAAAGGCAAGAGAGGAGCATGAGGAAGCCGAGCACCACCACGCATTACCGCAGCACCAGCATCATGTGACCCAAAAGCAGCAGCACCAGCAGGCGGCACCAACCGCAGCCTTCCACGTCAGCAGGCCTACAAACCCCATCTCCACCATCATCTCCCCGCCTCCACTGCACCAGACCTCAGTTGTGCTCAATGACCCCTACCATGTCTCAAGGCTCCTACTCCAAGCTGATAAGTTTCAG CAGCACCAGCAGCAACAGCATCAGCAGCTTCAACAGCATCAGAAGCTGGATCATAGATCTGCTTCTGGCCTGGAAGAATTGATAATGGGTTGCACTTCAGCTGGCATTAGAGGA GAAACATCTGTTCCACACTCCCAAGAGACAGAATGGGCGCCGTACACATACTGGTCACCTGACAACCCAGATCATCATGGGTAA
- the LOC105048021 gene encoding NAC domain-containing protein 75 isoform X3 produces MNRSNIGSVSSSDLIDAKLEEHRMCGSKQCPSCGHKLDRKPDWVGLPAGVKFDPTDQELIEHLEAKVKGEESRSHPLIDEFIPTIEGEDGICYTHPEKLPGVTRDGLSKHFFHRPSKAYTTGTRKRRKIQTECDLQRGETRWHKTGKTRPVMVNGRQKGCKKILVLYTNFGKHRKPEKTNWVMHQYHLGELEEEKEGELVVSKIFYQTQPRQCNWSDRSAAAAAGEGVRDRRRDSGSGSCSSKEVVSQRDELNSRAGISGYGALDIQQNMKPDNFSFAPFRKSFDEVGMGEAAPKAREEHEEAEHHHALPQHQHHVTQKQQHQQAAPTAAFHVSRPTNPISTIISPPPLHQTSVVLNDPYHVSRLLLQADKFQNSTMNSSSTSSNSISSFNSIRSWIIDLLLAWKN; encoded by the exons ATGAATAGGAGCAACATAGGTTCAGTCAGCAGCTCCGATCTCATTGATGCCAAACTGGAGGAGCATCGGATGTGTGGATCCAAGCAGTGTCCCAGCTGTGGCCACAAGCTCGACCGCAAGCCG GACTGGGTTGGGCTACCAGCAGGCGTAAAATTTGATCCAACAGACCAAGAATTGATAGAGCACCTTGAGGCGAAGGTTAAAGGAGAAGAGTCCAGGTCTCATCCGCTGATAGATGAGTTCATACCCACGATAGAAGGAGAAGATGGCATCTGCTACACTCATCCTGAGAAACTTCCAG GTGTGACAAGGGATGGCCTCAGCAAACACTTCTTCCACAGGCCATCCAAGGCCTACACCACAGGcacaagaaagagaaggaagatccAAACAGAATGTGACCTCCAGAGGGGTGAGACCAGGTGGCACAAGACTGGCAAAACCAGGCCAGTAATGGTCAATGGGAGGCAAAAGGGGTGCAAAAAAATACTTGTGTTGTACACCAACTTTGGGAAGCACAGGAAGCCTGAGAAGACCAACTGGGTCATGCACCAGTACCACTTGGGGGAGcttgaggaggagaaggaaggggAGCTTGTGGTGTCTAAGATATTCTACCAGACCCAGCCAAGGCAGTGTAACTGGTCAGATAGgagtgcagcagcagcagctgggGAGGGCGTAAGGGACCGAAGGAGGGACAGCGGGAGTGGGAGCTGCTCCTCAAAAGAGGTGGTTAGCCAGAGGGATGAGCTCAATTCTAGGGCTGGTATCTCAGGATACGGTGCCTTGGATATccagcagaatatgaagccagaTAATTTCAGCTTTGCTCCATTCAGGAAAAGCTTTGATGAG GTGGGCATGGGAGAGGCAGCACCAAAGGCAAGAGAGGAGCATGAGGAAGCCGAGCACCACCACGCATTACCGCAGCACCAGCATCATGTGACCCAAAAGCAGCAGCACCAGCAGGCGGCACCAACCGCAGCCTTCCACGTCAGCAGGCCTACAAACCCCATCTCCACCATCATCTCCCCGCCTCCACTGCACCAGACCTCAGTTGTGCTCAATGACCCCTACCATGTCTCAAGGCTCCTACTCCAAGCTGATAAGTTTCAG AACTCAACTATGAACAGCAGCAGCACCAGCAGCAACAGCATCAGCAGCTTCAACAGCATCAGAAGCTGGATCATAGATCTGCTTCTGGCCTGGAAGAATTGA
- the LOC105048021 gene encoding NAC domain-containing protein 75 isoform X1 has translation MNRSNIGSVSSSDLIDAKLEEHRMCGSKQCPSCGHKLDRKPDWVGLPAGVKFDPTDQELIEHLEAKVKGEESRSHPLIDEFIPTIEGEDGICYTHPEKLPGVTRDGLSKHFFHRPSKAYTTGTRKRRKIQTECDLQRGETRWHKTGKTRPVMVNGRQKGCKKILVLYTNFGKHRKPEKTNWVMHQYHLGELEEEKEGELVVSKIFYQTQPRQCNWSDRSAAAAAGEGVRDRRRDSGSGSCSSKEVVSQRDELNSRAGISGYGALDIQQNMKPDNFSFAPFRKSFDEVGMGEAAPKAREEHEEAEHHHALPQHQHHVTQKQQHQQAAPTAAFHVSRPTNPISTIISPPPLHQTSVVLNDPYHVSRLLLQADKFQQQHQQQQHQQLQQHQKLDHRSASGLEELIMGCTSAGIRGETSVPHSQETEWAPYTYWSPDNPDHHG, from the exons ATGAATAGGAGCAACATAGGTTCAGTCAGCAGCTCCGATCTCATTGATGCCAAACTGGAGGAGCATCGGATGTGTGGATCCAAGCAGTGTCCCAGCTGTGGCCACAAGCTCGACCGCAAGCCG GACTGGGTTGGGCTACCAGCAGGCGTAAAATTTGATCCAACAGACCAAGAATTGATAGAGCACCTTGAGGCGAAGGTTAAAGGAGAAGAGTCCAGGTCTCATCCGCTGATAGATGAGTTCATACCCACGATAGAAGGAGAAGATGGCATCTGCTACACTCATCCTGAGAAACTTCCAG GTGTGACAAGGGATGGCCTCAGCAAACACTTCTTCCACAGGCCATCCAAGGCCTACACCACAGGcacaagaaagagaaggaagatccAAACAGAATGTGACCTCCAGAGGGGTGAGACCAGGTGGCACAAGACTGGCAAAACCAGGCCAGTAATGGTCAATGGGAGGCAAAAGGGGTGCAAAAAAATACTTGTGTTGTACACCAACTTTGGGAAGCACAGGAAGCCTGAGAAGACCAACTGGGTCATGCACCAGTACCACTTGGGGGAGcttgaggaggagaaggaaggggAGCTTGTGGTGTCTAAGATATTCTACCAGACCCAGCCAAGGCAGTGTAACTGGTCAGATAGgagtgcagcagcagcagctgggGAGGGCGTAAGGGACCGAAGGAGGGACAGCGGGAGTGGGAGCTGCTCCTCAAAAGAGGTGGTTAGCCAGAGGGATGAGCTCAATTCTAGGGCTGGTATCTCAGGATACGGTGCCTTGGATATccagcagaatatgaagccagaTAATTTCAGCTTTGCTCCATTCAGGAAAAGCTTTGATGAG GTGGGCATGGGAGAGGCAGCACCAAAGGCAAGAGAGGAGCATGAGGAAGCCGAGCACCACCACGCATTACCGCAGCACCAGCATCATGTGACCCAAAAGCAGCAGCACCAGCAGGCGGCACCAACCGCAGCCTTCCACGTCAGCAGGCCTACAAACCCCATCTCCACCATCATCTCCCCGCCTCCACTGCACCAGACCTCAGTTGTGCTCAATGACCCCTACCATGTCTCAAGGCTCCTACTCCAAGCTGATAAGTTTCAG CAGCAGCACCAGCAGCAACAGCATCAGCAGCTTCAACAGCATCAGAAGCTGGATCATAGATCTGCTTCTGGCCTGGAAGAATTGATAATGGGTTGCACTTCAGCTGGCATTAGAGGA GAAACATCTGTTCCACACTCCCAAGAGACAGAATGGGCGCCGTACACATACTGGTCACCTGACAACCCAGATCATCATGGGTAA